The following coding sequences lie in one Sedimentibacter sp. MB35-C1 genomic window:
- a CDS encoding GNAT family N-acetyltransferase, giving the protein MEISEQIAKLEKNSPMRYLDYQLTSWGRMYSDMDNKESYTSNYAVIDKNENIDDIIKEIEEYYNSKNIIPKIFYRHGSLELDVLRPYYEKYGYSIREFDIDLMILNMNDAINNKIKGCKIRRVGHVLDGKEYNLVLEQDDGETYGIKLLNKQIAAGNNMFFAYNEACCPVSMALAEKYNNTVYISNVYTTPSNRCQGYGMAVIDAVISYYKDSFIYLHTHNPDAASVYRKLGFTGETFKSWWAVKGSLPEWCQ; this is encoded by the coding sequence ATGGAAATTTCAGAACAAATTGCTAAACTGGAAAAAAACAGCCCAATGAGGTATCTTGATTACCAGCTCACATCATGGGGAAGGATGTACAGCGATATGGATAATAAAGAAAGTTATACATCTAATTATGCCGTTATTGATAAAAATGAAAATATTGATGACATTATTAAAGAAATAGAAGAATACTATAATTCAAAAAATATAATTCCTAAAATTTTTTACCGTCATGGTTCTTTGGAGCTAGATGTTTTAAGACCTTATTATGAAAAATATGGTTACTCAATAAGGGAATTTGATATAGATTTGATGATTTTAAATATGAATGATGCTATTAATAACAAAATTAAAGGATGTAAAATTAGACGGGTTGGACATGTTCTGGATGGAAAGGAATACAATCTGGTCCTAGAACAGGATGACGGCGAAACATACGGCATAAAACTTCTTAATAAACAAATAGCCGCAGGTAATAATATGTTTTTTGCTTATAATGAAGCATGCTGCCCTGTCAGCATGGCATTGGCTGAAAAATACAACAATACAGTCTACATATCAAACGTTTATACAACACCGTCAAACAGATGCCAAGGATATGGAATGGCAGTTATAGATGCTGTTATATCATATTACAAGGATTCATTTATATATCTGCACACACATAACCCTGATGCAGCAAGCGTTTACAGAAAACTAGGATTTACCGGTGAAACATTTAAATCATGGTGGGCTGTTAAAGGTTCACTTCCAGAGTGGTGCCAATAA
- a CDS encoding DUF421 domain-containing protein codes for MVIVVIRAIILYTVLMISMRIMGKGELGELQPHDLVVSLMLAELAVMPMEDLGEPLLHGFIATATIMFLQCFISYITLKNNTARKFICGTPTIIIDHGKFNIKEMNKLRININDVLGQMRLKGYNNVEDVDYIIMETNGEMSIIAPDDHPGKKCIRIPIATILDGEVMHDNFKKYKISYKRFEEELKKKKLNPNQVLYGFVDENDRFVFLER; via the coding sequence ATGGTTATAGTTGTTATAAGAGCAATAATTTTATACACAGTTTTGATGATATCCATGAGAATAATGGGAAAGGGAGAATTGGGAGAGCTTCAGCCTCACGATCTTGTAGTTTCTTTGATGCTTGCGGAGCTTGCCGTAATGCCCATGGAGGACTTAGGTGAGCCTCTGCTGCACGGATTTATTGCGACAGCAACAATAATGTTTCTTCAGTGTTTTATTTCCTATATAACTTTGAAAAATAATACAGCAAGGAAATTTATATGCGGAACACCAACAATAATAATTGACCACGGTAAATTTAATATAAAAGAAATGAATAAGCTTAGAATAAACATAAATGATGTATTGGGGCAGATGCGTCTAAAGGGATATAATAATGTTGAAGACGTGGACTATATTATAATGGAAACAAATGGGGAAATGAGCATTATTGCACCAGATGATCATCCAGGCAAGAAATGTATCAGAATTCCCATTGCGACTATACTGGACGGTGAAGTAATGCATGATAATTTTAAAAAATACAAGATTTCGTACAAAAGATTTGAAGAAGAGTTAAAAAAGAAAAAATTAAATCCAAATCAAGTATTGTATGGGTTTGTGGATGAAAATGACAGATTTGTTTTTCTTGAGAGGTAA
- a CDS encoding DUF4363 family protein: MRMVVISLTILLVLMAIWTWVHFTSIDPMTEYYREELTGLGDLIDAGDWDSVESNMVNYYEEWQDTRELWIYFVNQDDIDNIDASMEKLKSFVGNRDKVMAQAELEHLKVLFVVIKENECVTLDNIF; encoded by the coding sequence ATGAGAATGGTTGTAATATCCTTGACGATCCTACTTGTGCTAATGGCTATATGGACTTGGGTGCATTTCACCTCAATAGATCCAATGACTGAATATTATCGAGAAGAATTAACCGGGTTAGGTGATTTAATAGATGCAGGGGATTGGGACAGTGTTGAGTCTAATATGGTCAATTATTATGAAGAATGGCAGGATACCAGAGAGCTGTGGATATATTTTGTCAACCAAGACGATATAGATAATATAGATGCATCTATGGAAAAACTGAAGTCATTTGTAGGAAATCGAGATAAAGTAATGGCTCAAGCAGAGCTTGAGCACTTAAAGGTATTGTTTGTTGTTATAAAAGAGAATGAATGTGTAACATTGGATAATATTTTTTAG
- a CDS encoding fumarylacetoacetate hydrolase family protein has product MYILTYFHENKEHIGFLSENRNEIIPAEAVFKKLNFPVPSNMLNLIDTFDQLDTAKLNDAIASSDSHLKIEDVNIMAPIPYPRRNVLCLGKNYVDHVNEVGGLRNVNSDIPKKPIYFSKIAYPAVGHNDEVIAHSEVVKELDYEVELAVIIGKECKDVSREEAESVIFGYTIANDISARDMQQDHMQWHKGKSLDTYCPMGPYIVPKSCIPFPPNLEIKSYVNGELRQNANTNQLIFDIPEIISDLSAGITLYPGDIILTGTPAGVGAGFKPPKYLSAGDTVDCTIEKIGTLSNTIK; this is encoded by the coding sequence ATGTACATACTAACTTATTTTCATGAAAACAAAGAGCATATTGGATTTTTAAGTGAAAACAGAAATGAAATCATTCCAGCTGAAGCTGTTTTTAAAAAATTAAATTTTCCGGTACCCTCGAATATGTTAAACCTGATTGATACTTTTGACCAGCTGGATACGGCTAAGCTAAACGATGCAATAGCTTCGTCAGACAGCCATCTTAAAATTGAAGATGTTAATATAATGGCACCCATACCTTACCCAAGGAGAAATGTACTCTGTCTCGGTAAGAACTATGTAGACCATGTTAACGAAGTCGGAGGACTTAGAAATGTTAATTCTGATATTCCGAAGAAACCTATATATTTCAGCAAGATTGCGTATCCTGCAGTTGGACACAATGATGAGGTTATTGCTCATTCAGAAGTTGTTAAAGAGCTGGATTATGAAGTTGAACTTGCAGTTATAATTGGCAAAGAATGCAAAGATGTCTCCAGAGAAGAAGCCGAGAGCGTGATTTTCGGTTACACTATAGCTAACGACATATCAGCACGTGATATGCAGCAAGATCACATGCAGTGGCACAAAGGAAAATCTCTCGACACTTACTGCCCTATGGGTCCGTACATAGTGCCTAAATCCTGCATACCTTTCCCGCCAAATCTGGAAATAAAAAGCTATGTTAACGGTGAGTTAAGACAAAACGCAAATACAAATCAACTTATATTTGACATACCTGAAATAATAAGTGACCTGTCAGCAGGAATAACTCTATATCCTGGCGACATAATATTAACAGGAACTCCGGCAGGAGTTGGAGCTGGTTTTAAGCCTCCAAAATACCTTAGTGCAGGTGACACCGTTGATTGTACAATCGAAAAAATTGGTACGCTCTCTAATACTATTAAATAA